Proteins encoded by one window of Primulina huaijiensis isolate GDHJ02 chromosome 1, ASM1229523v2, whole genome shotgun sequence:
- the LOC140977018 gene encoding probable LRR receptor-like serine/threonine-protein kinase At1g53440, with the protein MGFFLRKRVCKRADFLKILFVSFCASFAFTSVAQLLLEDEVQILRTISSKLQNTYWNVSRSSCTEASNGFNVTFVTGEQYSGVACDCSFDSNSTCHVTNIQLKGLNLTGTLPAEFANLTYLREIDLTRNYINGTIPTSFGQLRLTILSILGNRISGSIPEEIGNITSLEELVLEDNLLGGNLPINLGNLSNLKRILFSANNFTGTIPETYANLRNLTNFRIDGSSLSGKIPDFIGNWTKLERLDLQGTGMEGPIPATISQLKNLKELRITDIKGMSMTFPNLQDIQPMSELILRNCSITGPIPEYLANLSNLKTLDLTFNMLNGQVPNGLGGLRNLVNLFLGHNSLTGEIHGWILDSKQNMDVSYNNFTQARSGGCQFSNVNLVASHSNSGSETISWCLRPDLPCSRNANRNSLFINCGGERTSYQGDEYDENTSPNGPSHFESNDRWAYSSTGVYMNNDRAGFIAANYSPMAATDAEFYQTARLSPSSLKFYGLCLRQGSYKVRLHFAEIMYSDDNTFSSLGRRVFDVAIQGKVVLTDFDIAKEANGVRKGIYRDFNALVNGSTLEIHLYWTGKGTTAIPDRGVYGPLVSAIAVTPNFDVSTGLSVGAIIGIVVSSCAAVLLVLFVLWKKGCLGGKDAQEKELRALDLQTGYFSLRQIKAATNNFDNANKIGEGGFGPVYKGVLSDGTVIAVKQLSSKSKQGNREFVNEIGMISALQHPNLVRLFGCCIEGNQLLLIYEYLENNCLARALFGSEKQRLNLNWTTRQKICIGIAKGLAYLHEESRLKIVHRDIKATNVLLDKDLNAKISDFGLAKLDEEENTHISTRIAGTVGYMAPEYAMRGYLTDKADVYSFGIVALEIVSGKSNTNYRPKEEFVYLLDWAYVQQEQGNLLELVDPSLESNYSKEEALRMLNLSLLCANPSPTLRPTMSSVVSMLEGQIPVQAPLVKRGPMDSEIRFKALEILSQDSQTRASTISVDGREQRGVSMDGPWIDSTNSLSSKDFDSKDHSSAKLISEF; encoded by the exons ATGGGTTTTTTCCTTAGAAAAAGGGTCTGCAAGAGGGCAGATTTCTTGAAAATCCTTTTTGTCAGTTTTTGTGCATCGTTTGCTTTTACATCTGTTGCTCAACTTCTGCTCGAAGATGAAG TGCAAATTCTTCGAACAATATCTTCAAAACTACAAAACACGTACTGGAATGTTAGTCGAAGCTCTTGTACTGAGGCTAGTAATGGATTCAACGTGACATTTGTGACTGGGGAACAATACAGCGGTGTGGCTTGTGACTGTTCTTTCGATAGTAACAGTACGTGCCATGTCACTAACAT CCAGTTGAAGGGTCTCAACTTGACCGGAACTTTGCCAGCGGAATTTGCAAATCTAACTTATCTCCGAGAAAT AGATCTCACTCGAAATTACATCAATGGAACAATTCCAACTAGTTTTGGGCAACTTCGTTTAACTATATT GTCGATTCTTGGAAACCGCATAAGTGGTTCAATTCCGGAGGAAATTGGCAACATTACCTCACTTGAAGAACT GGTTTTGGAGGACAATCTGCTTGGAGGAAATCTTCCCATAAACCTAGGAAATTTAAGCAATTTGAAGAGAAT CTTGTTTTCTGCAAACAACTTCACGGGCACTATACCAGAAACATATGCAAATCTTAGGAACTTGACAAATTT TAGGATCGATGGGAGCAGTTTATCTGGAAAGATACCTGATTTTATAGGAAACTGGACCAAACTTGAAAGACT AGATTTGCAAGGTACGGGAATGGAGGGTCCTATACCTGCTACAATATCTCAATTGAAAAACTTGAAGGAGTT GAGGATAACTGATATTAAGGGAATGAGCATGACTTTCCCCAATTTGCAAGACATACAACCCATGTCGGAATT GATATTAAGAAATTGCTCGATTACTGGTCCTATTCCAGAATACTTGGCAAACTTGAGTAATCTAAAAACATT AGATCTGACTTTCAACATGTTAAATGGTCAAGTACCGAATGGACTCGGTGGGCTTAGAAATCTGGTTAACCT GTTTTTGGGTCATAACTCGCTCACTGGAGAGATACATGGTTGGATTTTGGACAGCAAACAGAATAT GGATGTATCATACAACAACTTCACACAAGCACGTTCAGGTGGCTGCCAGTTCTCCAATGT GAACTTAGTTGCAAGTCATTCGAATTCAGGAAGCGAAAC AATATCTTGGTGTTTGAGGCCGGACCTCCCTTGCTCTAGAAACGCCAATC GTAATTCATTATTCATAAATTGTGGAGGAGAAAGGACCAGCTATCAAGGCGATGAATATGACGAGAACACGAGCCCTAATGGCCCTTCACACTTTGAATCCAATGACAGATGGGCTTACAGCAGCACAGGGGTGTACATGAATAATGATCGTGCTGGTTTTATTGCAGCAAATTATTCTCCCATGGCAGCTACAGATGCCGAATTTTACCAGACAGCTCGTCTTTCACCTTCTTCACTCAAATTTTATGGACTATGCTTGCGCCAAGGTAGCTACAAAGTGCGTCTTCATTTTGCTGAAATAATGTATTCTGATGACAACACATTTAGCAGCCTCGGAAGAAGGGTATTTGATGTAGCTATCCAA GGGAAAGTGGTTTTGACTGACTTTGATATTGCAAAAGAAGCTAATGGTGTTAGAAAAGGAATATACAGGGATTTCAATGCCCTGGTTAACGGTAGTACTCTAGAGATCCACTTGTACTGGACTGGGAAGGGAACCACTGCCATCCCCGACAGAGGTGTATATGGACCCTTAGTATCTGCCATTGCAGTGACACCAA ATTTTGATGTCAGTACAGGCCTTTCAGTGGGAGCTATTATTGGGATTGTCGTTTCCTCTTGTGCTGCTGTGTTGTTGGTTTTATTTGTTCTCTGGAAGAAAGGGTGTTTGGGAGGAAAAGATGCTCAAGAAAAGG AACTTAGAGCACTCGATCTACAGACGGGATATTTTTCACTCAGGCAGATAAAAGCTGCTACAAACAATTTTGATAATGCTAACAAGATAGGTGAAGGAGGATTTGGTCCTGTATACAAA GGCGTACTGTCCGATGGTACGGTCATCGCAGTTAAGCAGCTCTCCTCCAAGTCGAAGCAAGGAAACCGGGAGTTTGTGAATGAAATAGGAATGATTTCAGCTCTTCAACACCCCAACCTTGTCAGGCTCTTTGGGTGCTGCATAGAAGGAAACCAACTGCTACTAATATATGAGTACCTTGAAAACAACTGTCTTGCTCGAGCACTTTTTG GTAGTGAGAAGCAACGATTAAACCTGAACTGGACCACTAGACAAAAGATATGCATAGGAATAGCTAAAGGTCTAGCATATCTTCACGAAGAATCAAGGCTGAAAATCGTCCATAGAGATATTAAGGCTACAAATGTTCTTCTGGATAAGGATCTAAATGCTAAGATTTCTGACTTTGGTTTGGCTAAGCTCGATGAAGAAGAGAACACACATATCAGCACAAGAATTGCTGGAACAGT AGGTTATATGGCTCCTGAGTATGCAATGAGAGGCTATTTGACAGACAAAGCAGATGTCTACAGTTTTGGGATAGTTGCACTAGAAATTGTCAGTGGCAAGAGCAACACTAATTACAGGCCAAAAGAGGAGTTTGTGTATCTTCTAGATTGG GCTTATGTCCAACAAGAGCAAGGGAATCTCTTAGAACTAGTGGACCCAAGTCTCGAATCAAACTACTCCAAAGAAGAAGCACTGAGGATGTTAAACTTGTCACTTTTGTGTGCCAACCCTTCTCCAACGCTGAGACCAACCATGTCCTCCGTGGTGAGCATGCTCGAAGGCCAAATCCCGGTTCAAGCACCATTAGTGAAGCGTGGACCGATGGATTCGGAGATCAGATTCAAAGCATTAGAGATATTGTCGCAGGATAGCCAGACGAGGGCGTCAACTATATCTGTGGATGGTAGAGAACAGAGAGGTGTTTCAATGGACGGGCCATGGATTGATTCCACAAACTCACTGTCTAGTAAAGATTTTGATAGCAAAGATCATTCTTCTGCTAAGCTTATTTCTGAATTTTGA